The region CCCGTCGACCTGGTGTTGGAGGCCAACGCCATCGGCGGCCGGCACGGCCTGGGCATGTCGGACCAGATCGAGAACCGGATCATCGAGGCCAAGAGCCGGGGCATCTACGAGGCGCCCGGCATGGCGCTGCTGCACGCCGCGTACGAACGGCTGGTCAACGCCATTCACAACGAGGACACCCTGGCGAACTACCACAACGAGGGCCGCCGCCTCGGTCGGCTGATGTACGAGGGGCGCTGGCTGGACCCGCAGGCGCTGATGCTGCGTGAGTCGTTGCAGCGTTGGGTGGGCACGGCGGTCACCGGCGAGGTGACATTGCGGCTGCGTCGGGGCGAGGACTACTCGATTCTCGACACCACCGGCCCGGCGTTCAGCTACCACCCGGACAAGCTGTCGATGGAGCGTACCGAGGACTCGGCGTTCGGGCCGTCGGACCGGATCGGCCAGCTCACCATGCGCAACCTGGACATCGCCGACTCGCGGGCGAAGCTGGAGCAGTACGCCACCGTCGGCATGGTCGGCGGCGCGGCCCCGCAGCGGATGATCGGTGCCGCGCAGGCGGCCTCGACCGGACTGATCGGTGCGATGCCACAGGGCGGCGCGGAAGCCATCGCCTCCCGGGGCGTCTCCTCCGCCGACGACGAGGCCCTCGACCGCGCCGCGATGGAGTTCGGCGTCGACTGAGCGACGCCTTGGCCGGAGTCGACTGAACAACGCCTTTGGCAGGGGCCGACTGAGTAACGCCTCGGCCGGAGCCGGCCGAGCCATCGCTTGCCGGCACGGAAAGTCTAGAGTTGCCATGTTGGAAACACGGGGGTTACTGTTTCCAACATGGCAACAGACGTGACACCGCCCCCATCCTGGCCGACTCCCGATCAGGCGCGCGCCGCGCTGGGCGACGCCGCACAGGTCCAAGCGTCGGTCGCCCGGCTGTCGGCCACGCCGTGGCCGCTGTGGTTCACCGCCTGCCTCGCGGGGTACTGCGGCGCGCTCCCCATCGTCTTCGGCGGGGTGATCGCCGACCCGGAATGGTTGCTGCCGCGCGCGGCCTGGTTGGTGGCCGGGGTGCTCCTGCTCGCGGTGTACCTGTCGCTGTTCGCCGTGGCGGGGCGCGCCTGGCAGAGTCGGACCGGCGTGGCGCTGCGCATGGACGTGTTACCCAAGCGGATCGCGCTGCCCGGGGCGATCGGCTATCCAGCCGTGACCGTGGTGGCGCTGGTGGTGTTCTGGCTTACCGGCAACCCACTGCCCCTCTTCGCGGCCTCCGCCGTCGGCATCGCCCTGGCCGTTGGTTTCCACCTGTTGTTCGTACGGCTGCACACGAGGTCGGTGTGACCGGAGACCTCGTCGGAGGCTTCGACGCCACCATCCACGCCCCCAACCGCCTGCGAATCTGTGCCCTGCTCGACACGGCCGGGGAGGCCGAGTTCGGCGTCGTTCAGGAGCAGTTGGCGGTCTCCGCGTCGGTGCTCAGCAAGCACGTGACCGTCCTGATGGAGGCCGGTTACGTCGAACAGCGCAAGGCGGTCCGGGAGACCCGGCAGCGCGTCTGGCTGTGCCTCACCCGGGAGGGTCGGTCCGCCTATCGGGCCCATGTTGCGGCGCTTCGGGCAATCGTCGGTGAGCAGCCGCGATAGCCGGACCACCCAGACCCGGGCGTCCCGTGGTGCCGTGGTGCGGTTGCCGGTGAGCCAACCGCACCCGACCGCTGCCAGGTGGGTCAGCGTTCGCCGACGACCTGTAGGAACGACCGCCAGGCGGCCGGCGTGAAGACGAGCGCCGGCCCCTGCCGGTCCTTGCTGTCCCGTACGGCCACGGCACCGGGCAGGTTGTCAGCCACCTCGACGCAGTCGCCGCCACTGGCACCGCTGCGGATGGACTTGCGCCACCGGGCGTCGGTCAGGTCCATTGCTTCATCATCTCCTTGATCAGGTCCAGCGACTGCCGGCGCGACAGCGCCTCGTTGCGCACACCATCCCACCTACTCAGCAGCGCGGCCAGACCCTCCTCGCTGTCCACCAGGAACCCGCCGAGCTGGGTCTCCAGGTGCCCCACCCAGCCGCCCTCGGCGGACCGGGCCAGGATGAACGGGCCGGACTGCCCGATGTGGAAGACGACATCGGTGGGGATGACGTGGATGCTGATGTGTGGGCGTTCGGCGCATTCCACCAGGTGGGCGAGTTGCTCGGCCATCAGCGCGTCGTAGCCCTCGCCGGTGCGCCGCACCGCCCGTTCGTCGAGGACGGCGAAGAACTCCGGCGGGTCGTCCCGGGTCAGGATCGCCTGCCGGTCCAGCCGGTTCGCCACCCGCTGCTCGACCCTCTCGTCGGTCAGCGCGCCGTCGGTGCGCAGGACGGCCCGGGCGTAGGCCTCGGTCTGCAACAGGCCGGGCACCAGGGTTGGCTGGTAACCGCGCAACTGGGCCGCGCTCCGCTCGGCGTCCAACCAGGGCTGGAACCACACCGGTTCCCGGTCCCGCCTGGCCAGTTCCCAGAGCGCGACGAAGAGCCCACCCGTGTCGAGCACGGTGTCGGCCCGCCTCAGGAAGGGCAGGTCGATCGGACGCTGGCCCAACTCCACGGCCGAGACCATGGAGGCCGAGTAGTGCATGAGCCGACCGAACTCCTCCTGACTGTATTTGGCAGCGAGGCGCATCCGGCGTAATTGGGCGCGGATCAGTTCGACGGTGGGTACGGATTCGCTCTCCACACTTCCTCCACAATTCGAGTATTCGCTCCACTGGTACGGCTGGCTCGTTGTTGTTCTGCTGCCGATGTGCGAACGGCGCGAGCTGCCGTTCTCGCCGACCGTAGCCTTGTTGTCGACGAATTGTGAAGGATGCGAATAGGTGGTTCTTTCGGCGATGATCGGGCATTTCGACGGTAGAGATGGGTGACCGTTCGTGGTTGCCGGCGCCGCTGCGACATTGACGCGGCGGTGACGAACCCTGATCGGCATCGCCGCG is a window of Micromonospora polyrhachis DNA encoding:
- a CDS encoding transcriptional regulator — protein: MTGDLVGGFDATIHAPNRLRICALLDTAGEAEFGVVQEQLAVSASVLSKHVTVLMEAGYVEQRKAVRETRQRVWLCLTREGRSAYRAHVAALRAIVGEQPR
- a CDS encoding DUF397 domain-containing protein; this encodes MDLTDARWRKSIRSGASGGDCVEVADNLPGAVAVRDSKDRQGPALVFTPAAWRSFLQVVGER
- a CDS encoding helix-turn-helix domain-containing protein, translated to MESESVPTVELIRAQLRRMRLAAKYSQEEFGRLMHYSASMVSAVELGQRPIDLPFLRRADTVLDTGGLFVALWELARRDREPVWFQPWLDAERSAAQLRGYQPTLVPGLLQTEAYARAVLRTDGALTDERVEQRVANRLDRQAILTRDDPPEFFAVLDERAVRRTGEGYDALMAEQLAHLVECAERPHISIHVIPTDVVFHIGQSGPFILARSAEGGWVGHLETQLGGFLVDSEEGLAALLSRWDGVRNEALSRRQSLDLIKEMMKQWT